Proteins found in one Miscanthus floridulus cultivar M001 chromosome 4, ASM1932011v1, whole genome shotgun sequence genomic segment:
- the LOC136551864 gene encoding uncharacterized protein — translation MPIPTSAPMSSVIIPQEPTTDEVTEDIPSASSADPHDILQVASSSQAQEIALKQEQDSPNSLFSFAIDISDDDGEETSSSLALGTISAETKSKLETLLNLLQQSTAQLVDDSDPAKAIFKTIRGQVPADVEEILFPAAHLESRQLQYQRAAQRIADRAAQAQLKGEMLQLKQIADEKHKGIVNLQTSGAALKQKILDLSARKAALLAELKEIDAALTHAQQEESQLPNAVKALLQERDIQARKALAMKKKLKPVEGAADDDIKEMEEADQIRLRAILAIQSLLNV, via the exons atgccgatccctacatctgccccaatgtcatcggtcatcatacctcaagagcctaccaccgatgaagtcacagaggatatcccatcggcaagctcagccgatccacacgacatactccaggttgcttcctccagtcaagcacaggaaattgccttgaaacag gaacaagattccccgaacagcctattttcctttgccattgacatttctgacgacgatggagaggaaacaagttcttcccttgcactgggaacaatatcggcagaaactaaatccaagttggaaaccctcctgaacttgctacagcaaagtaccgcccaactggtagatgactcggaccccgcaaaggcaatcttcaaaacaattcgtggccaggtccctgccgatgttgaagaaatactcttcccagcagctcacttagaaagccgtcaactgcaatatcaacgggctgctcagcgcattgccgatagagcagctcaagctcaacttaaaggagagatgctacaactgaaacaaatcgctgatgagaagcacaagggcatcgtcaacttgcagacttcgggtgctgcacttaagcagaaaatcttggatctatcggcaaggaaggcagctctattggctgaattgaaagaaattgatgcagccttaactcatgctcaacaagaagaaagccagctacccaatgccgtcaaagcccttctgcaagaaagagatatccaagctcgcaaagctttagccatgaagaagaaactcaagcctgtggagggtgctgccgatgacgatatcaaagaaatggaagaagccgaccagattcgcctgcgtgcgatattagctatccaatccttgctgaacgtgtaa
- the LOC136551865 gene encoding trimethyltridecatetraene synthase-like: MELPPWASFLGVVLATVMLLKAIIGRRSRRVYNLPPGPKPWPIIGNLNLVGALPHRSIHELSRKYGPLMQLRFGSFPVVVGSSVDMAKFFLKTHDVVFTDRPKTAAGKYTTYNYRDITWSPYGAYWRQARKMCLTELFSAKRLESYEYIRAAEVRALLRDLHAASGSGRSVMLKDYLSTVSLNVITRMVLGKKYLDKEEAAAGAGSVVTTPEEFKWMLDELFLLNGVLNIGDSIPWLDWMDLQGYIKRMKKLSKMFDRFLEPVVEEHNQRRLREGKDFVAKDMVDVLLQIADDPTLEVELNRESVKAFTQDLIAGGTESSAVTVEWSISELLKKPEVIVKATEELDRVIGRGRWVTEKDMPSLPYVDAIVKETMRLHPVAPMLVPRLSREDTTVAGYDIPAGTRVLVSVWSIGRDPALWDAPEEFMPERFLGSRLDVKGQDYELLPFGSGRRMCPGYSLGLKVIQVSLANLLHGFAWSLPDGVTKEELSMEEIFGLSTPRKFPLEAVVEPKLPAHLYAEP, translated from the exons ATGGAGCTTCCGCCATGGGCATCCTTCCTCGGTGTGGTGCTCGCCACCGTGATGCTTCTCAAGGCCATCATCGGCCGTCGCAGCCGCCGCGTGTACAACCTCCCGCCCGGCCCCAAGCCGTGGCCGATCATCGGGAACCTCAACCTGGTTGGCGCGCTCCCGCACCGCTCCATCCACGAGCTGTCCAGGAAGTACGGCCCGCTGATGCAGCTCCGGTTCGGGTCGTTCCCCGTGGTGGTGGGCTCGTCGGTGGACATGGCCAAGTTCTTCCTCAAGACCCACGACGTGGTGTTCACGGACCGGCCAAAGACGGCCGCCGGCAAGTACACCACCTACAACTACCGCGACATCACCTGGTCCCCCTACGGCGCCTACTGGCGGCAGGCGCGCAAGATGTGCCTCACCGAGCTCTTCAGCGCCAAGCGGCTCGAGTCGTACGAGTACATCCGCGCCGCCGAGGTGCGCGCGCTGCTGCGCGACCTGCACGCGGCGTCCGGCTCCGGCCGCTCCGTCATGCTCAAGGACTACCTGTCCACGGTGAGCCTGAACGTGATCACGCGCATGGTGCTCGGCAAGAAGTACCTGGACAAGGAGGAGGCGGCCGCTGGCGCTGGGTCGGTGGTGACCACCCCCGAGGAGTTCAAGTGGATGCTGGACGAGCTGTTCCTGCTCAACGGCGTGCTCAACATCGGCGACTCCATCCCGTGGCTGGACTGGATGGACCTGCAGGGGTACATCAAGCGGATGAAGAAGCTCAGCAAGATGTTCGACCGCTTCCTGGAGCCCGTCGTGGAGGAGCATAACCAGCGGCGGCTGCGCGAGGGCAAGGACTTCGTCGCCAAGGACATGGTCGACGTGCTGCTGCAGATCGCCGACGACCCTACCCTTGAGGTCGAGCTGAACCGGGAAAGCGTCAAAGCTTTTACTCAG GACCTCATCGCCGGTGGCACCGAGAGCTCGGCGGTCACAGTGGAGTGGTCCATCTCGGAGCTCCTCAAGAAGCCCGAGGTCATCGTTAAGGCCACGGAGGAGCTGGACCGCGTCATCGGCCGCGGCCGCTGGGTGACAGAGAAGGACATGCCCAGCCTCCCCTACGTCGATGCCATCGTCAAGGAGACCATGCGGCTGCACCCGGTGGCACCGATGCTGGTTCCCCGCCTGTCCCGCGAGGACACGACCGTGGCCGGCTACGACATCCCCGCCGGCACGCGCGTGCTCGTCAGCGTCTGGTCCATCGGCCGTGACCCCGCGCTGTGGGACGCGCCGGAAGAATTCATGCCGGAGCGGTTCCTTGGCAGCAGGCTCGACGTGAAGGGGCAGGACTACGAGCTGCTGCCGTTCGGGTCCGGCCGCCGGATGTGCCCCGGGTACAGCCTCGGCCTCAAGGTCATCCAGGTGAGCCTCGCTAACCTGCTGCACGGCTTCGCGTGGAGCCTCCCCGACGGCgtgaccaaggaggagctcaGCATGGAGGAGATCTTCGGTCTGTCCACGCCGCGCAAGTTCCCGCTCGAGGCCGTCGTGGAGCCCAAGCTGCCGGCGCACCTCTACGCCGAGCCATGA
- the LOC136548716 gene encoding uncharacterized mitochondrial protein AtMg00810-like, whose amino-acid sequence MYALKLLEQSGMNECKPCVTLMEERLKLTKASTVARIDATLYQSTIGDLRYLVHMRSDIAFAIGYVSCFMEDLREDHWATVKRLLRYVKGTVDQGIVFPKTSRSGL is encoded by the coding sequence atGTATGCCTTGAAGCTGTTGGAGCAGAGCGGCATGAAtgagtgcaagccatgtgtgactctgatggaggagcggctaaagctAACGAAGGCCAGTACCGTGGCGAGgatagatgcaacactctaccaaaGCACCATCGGCgatctacgctacctagtccacatgaggtcgGACATTGCATTTGCCATAGGCTACGTCAGCTGCTTCATGGAGGATctccgagaggatcactgggccacagtgaagcggctgctgcgctacgtcaaggggacggtggatcaggggatcgtcttcccAAAGACTAGCAGAAGTGggctgtag